The Akkermansia muciniphila genome contains a region encoding:
- a CDS encoding NAD-dependent epimerase/dehydratase family protein, protein MTSLLCTPPRAVLILGTGYLGKALAESLRKAGHTALTADIDAQRAIYEADVTNADSMRSLASRIPSPDIIVMCASTRGGSEDAYRSLYIRGTQNTLEAFPGKPVIFCSSTSVYGITDGRWITEEHNVYPASGKSGLLIQAEQAVLAAGGTVVRLGALYGPDRCVLVSQYCTEGTALPGDMDRWINYIHRDDAVGALHLLCTLREPPSGIYNLTDRTPMQLGEIYSYLSGLLGRPAPQPEPLREEARRGFSNQRISCSRLLALGWEPLYPSFADGVHNVLEALEE, encoded by the coding sequence ATGACCAGCCTCCTGTGTACCCCCCCCCGCGCCGTCCTTATCCTGGGAACGGGCTATCTGGGAAAAGCCCTGGCGGAAAGCCTGCGGAAAGCCGGCCACACGGCCCTTACGGCGGACATAGACGCACAGCGGGCCATTTATGAAGCGGATGTCACAAACGCAGACTCCATGCGCAGCCTGGCCTCCCGCATTCCCTCCCCGGACATCATCGTCATGTGCGCCAGCACCCGCGGGGGAAGCGAGGATGCCTACCGCAGCCTCTACATCCGCGGAACGCAAAACACGCTGGAAGCCTTCCCCGGAAAACCGGTCATCTTCTGTTCCAGCACCTCCGTTTACGGCATCACGGACGGCCGCTGGATTACGGAAGAGCACAACGTCTATCCCGCCTCGGGAAAAAGCGGCCTCCTCATTCAGGCGGAACAGGCGGTTCTTGCCGCCGGAGGCACCGTCGTCCGGCTGGGGGCCCTGTACGGCCCGGACCGTTGCGTGCTTGTCTCCCAATACTGTACGGAAGGCACCGCCCTCCCCGGAGACATGGACAGGTGGATCAACTACATCCACCGGGATGACGCCGTGGGCGCCCTGCACCTGCTCTGCACGCTCCGTGAACCGCCCTCCGGCATCTACAACCTGACGGACCGCACCCCCATGCAGCTTGGGGAAATTTACTCTTATCTCTCCGGGCTCCTGGGCAGGCCCGCTCCACAGCCCGAACCGCTCCGGGAGGAGGCGCGCCGCGGCTTTTCCAACCAGAGGATCTCCTGTTCCCGCCTGCTGGCCCTGGGCTGGGAACCGCTTTACCCGAGCTTTGCGGACGGCGTGCACAATGTGCTGGAAGCGCTGGAAGAATAA
- the ispD gene encoding 2-C-methyl-D-erythritol 4-phosphate cytidylyltransferase, whose protein sequence is MKGCAAIIVAAGSSRRAGFDKLLAPLHGVKVLERSIRAFAGSREITEIVVVCPEERFRAINAADMETEVPVTRVDGGSERHESVKNGLAALLYTPGLVAVHDGARPLITVEQISRCIQTARECGAAASAHPVTDTLKRANEERFTLPEQVDREGLWCMETPQVFQYQLLLDAYAAVTERNMKVTDEVTALQLIGHPTRLVHNHGPNPKITWPEDISCAEILLELKHRRNTL, encoded by the coding sequence ATGAAAGGCTGCGCCGCCATCATCGTAGCGGCCGGGTCTTCCCGGCGCGCCGGATTTGACAAGCTCCTGGCGCCCCTGCACGGAGTCAAGGTGCTGGAACGCAGTATCCGGGCGTTTGCCGGCTCCCGGGAAATCACAGAAATCGTGGTGGTTTGCCCGGAAGAACGCTTCCGCGCCATTAACGCCGCGGACATGGAGACGGAAGTGCCCGTCACCCGCGTGGATGGCGGCAGCGAACGGCACGAATCCGTAAAAAACGGCCTGGCGGCCCTGCTTTACACGCCCGGGCTCGTAGCCGTGCACGACGGCGCGCGCCCCCTCATTACGGTGGAGCAAATCTCCCGCTGCATCCAGACCGCCAGGGAATGTGGAGCAGCCGCTTCAGCCCACCCCGTGACGGACACCTTGAAACGCGCCAATGAAGAACGTTTTACGCTTCCGGAACAGGTGGACCGGGAAGGACTGTGGTGCATGGAAACACCACAGGTATTTCAATATCAACTGCTCCTGGACGCCTACGCGGCAGTCACGGAACGAAACATGAAGGTGACTGATGAAGTCACCGCCCTGCAGCTCATCGGCCACCCTACCCGCCTGGTGCACAACCATGGGCCCAACCCCAAGATCACCTGGCCGGAAGACATTTCCTGCGCTGAAATTCTGCTGGAACTCAAGCACCGCCGCAATACCCTATGA
- the trpS gene encoding tryptophan--tRNA ligase, translated as MRIITGLQPSGKLHVGNYFGAMEPAVRMQERGDSYYFLADYHAMSTVHDAAALRENCKNLATDFLAVGLDPEKCVFFRQSAVPEVNEMAWILGTVCPVGLLERCHSYKDKIAKGFSPSNALFTYPVLMAADILMYDSDLVPVGKDQKQHLEVTRDLAGKMNEQFGEGTCKLPDALIAESTAIVPGLDGQKMSKSYNNTLPIFGEEKAVRKLIMRIPTDSTPVEEPKSTEGSIILQLYKLFASAEGYETMVHDFRSGGCGYGDFKKRLFDAYWEYFRTARERRAELEANQDYVHQVLEDGARKARETASVVLDRVRRAVGLI; from the coding sequence ATGCGTATCATCACAGGACTTCAACCCAGCGGCAAGCTCCACGTCGGCAACTACTTCGGAGCCATGGAACCGGCCGTCCGCATGCAGGAACGCGGAGACTCCTACTACTTTCTGGCGGACTACCACGCCATGAGCACCGTCCATGACGCGGCCGCCCTGCGGGAAAACTGCAAAAACCTGGCGACAGACTTTCTGGCCGTGGGCCTGGACCCTGAAAAATGCGTCTTTTTCCGCCAGTCCGCCGTGCCGGAAGTCAATGAAATGGCGTGGATACTCGGCACCGTCTGCCCGGTGGGCCTGCTGGAACGCTGCCACTCCTACAAGGACAAGATCGCCAAGGGCTTTTCCCCCAGCAACGCCCTCTTCACCTACCCCGTGCTGATGGCGGCGGACATCCTGATGTATGACTCCGACCTGGTGCCTGTGGGCAAGGACCAGAAGCAGCACCTGGAAGTCACCCGGGACCTGGCGGGCAAGATGAACGAACAATTCGGGGAAGGCACCTGCAAGCTGCCGGATGCGCTCATTGCGGAAAGCACGGCCATCGTTCCCGGCCTGGACGGTCAGAAAATGAGCAAAAGCTACAACAACACCCTCCCCATCTTCGGCGAGGAAAAAGCCGTCCGCAAGCTCATCATGAGAATCCCTACGGACTCCACCCCCGTGGAGGAACCCAAGTCCACGGAAGGCTCCATCATCCTCCAGCTTTACAAGCTCTTTGCCTCCGCGGAAGGCTATGAAACCATGGTCCATGACTTCCGGAGCGGCGGCTGCGGCTATGGCGACTTCAAAAAGCGCCTCTTTGACGCGTACTGGGAATACTTCCGCACCGCGCGCGAGCGCAGGGCTGAACTGGAAGCCAACCAGGACTACGTGCACCAGGTGCTGGAAGACGGGGCGCGCAAGGCGCGGGAAACGGCTTCCGTGGTGCTGGACAGGGTGCGCCGGGCCGTGGGCCTGATCTGA